From the Hevea brasiliensis isolate MT/VB/25A 57/8 chromosome 15, ASM3005281v1, whole genome shotgun sequence genome, one window contains:
- the LOC110669178 gene encoding WAT1-related protein At5g40230 isoform X1, with protein sequence MAWSFLYEDFLPFVAMVSVECANVGVNILFKAASSKRMSYHVFIVYSYAIASLLLIPVPFFFRSIPVRSSLKLPLLSRIWILAFIGFLAQIVGNNAIKYSSPTFASAMSNLTPVFTFAFAVIFRREKLVIRCSSTQAKVIGTLTAIGGALVVDLYRGPKILSTLYPFPRQAISLDWPMGSPNSDWLIGGLLLATLYLLQAFCNILQTRIMKICSKELLVTFIYTLSVTIISAPVCFVAEKNLDALRLRPDIALVAIVSSGIFGTCYKTAVRSWGLRQKGPVYIAIFKPLSIAIAAFVRVIFLGDPLHLGIIIGALVISMGICAVLWGKANEGKLSERHGCANSGDSSTESVPFLQTSVEDV encoded by the exons ATGGCCTGGAGCTTTTTATACGAGGATTTTCTGCCATTCGTAGCCATGGTTTCAGTGGAATGCGCTAATGTGGGTGTGAATATTCTATTCAAAGCAGCCTCTTCGAAAAGGATGAGCTACCATGTCTTCATCGTTTACTCCTACGCAATTGCATCTCTTCTTCTCATCCCTGTACCCTTCTTCTTTCGCAG CATCCCAGTGCGTTCTTCACTCAAGCTTCCTCTTCTCTCTAGGATCTGGATTCTTGCGTTTATTGG GTTTTTAGCTCAGATTGTTGGAAATAATGCTATAAAATACAGTTCTCCAACTTTTGCTTCAGCCATGAGCAACCTAACACCAGTTTTCACCTTCGCTTTTGCCGTCATTTTCAG GAGGGAAAAGCTAGTGATAAGATGCTCAAGCACGCAAGCTAAGGTGATTGGAACCTTAACAGCAATAGGAGGGGCATTAGTGGTGGATCTTTACAGAGGCCCAAAAATTTTATCCACTCTATATCCATTTCCAAGACAGGCCATTTCACTTGATTGGCCTATGGGCTCACCAAATTCAGATTGGCTTATTGGTGGCCTCTTACTTGCTACACTATACCTTCTGCAAGCGTTTTGCAACATTCTTCAG ACTCGTATTATGAAGATTTGTTCAAAAGAGCTACTTGTGACCTTCATTTACACATTGTCTGTCACCATCATATCTGCACCAGTTTGTTTTGTTGCTGAAAAGAACTTGGATGCGTTGCGTCTGAGACCTGATATAGCATTAGTTGCTATTGTATCCTCG GGAATATTTGGGACATGCTACAAAACCGCAGTTCGCTCATGGGGGTTACGACAGAAGGGGCCTGTCTATATAGCAATATTCAAGCCATTGTCAATCGCTATTGCAGCTTTCGTGCGTGTCATATTCCTCGGGGATCCTCTCCACCTTGGAat aatcaTTGGAGCTCTAGTAATATCAATGGGGATTTGTGCTGTTTTATGGGGAAAAGCAAATGAAGGAAAATTAAGTGAGCGTCATGGCTGTGCTAACTCAGGAGACTCCTCCACTGAAAGCGTCCCTTTCTTGCAGACCTCCGTTGAAGATGTGTAA
- the LOC110669178 gene encoding WAT1-related protein At5g40230 isoform X2 — protein sequence MSSSFTPTQLHLFFSSLYPSSFAASQCVLHSSFLFSLGSGFLRLLGRFLAQIVGNNAIKYSSPTFASAMSNLTPVFTFAFAVIFRREKLVIRCSSTQAKVIGTLTAIGGALVVDLYRGPKILSTLYPFPRQAISLDWPMGSPNSDWLIGGLLLATLYLLQAFCNILQTRIMKICSKELLVTFIYTLSVTIISAPVCFVAEKNLDALRLRPDIALVAIVSSGIFGTCYKTAVRSWGLRQKGPVYIAIFKPLSIAIAAFVRVIFLGDPLHLGIIIGALVISMGICAVLWGKANEGKLSERHGCANSGDSSTESVPFLQTSVEDV from the exons ATGTCTTCATCGTTTACTCCTACGCAATTGCATCTCTTCTTCTCATCCCTGTACCCTTCTTCTTTCGCAG CATCCCAGTGCGTTCTTCACTCAAGCTTCCTCTTCTCTCTAGGATCTGGATTCTTGCGTTTATTGG GCAGGTTTTTAGCTCAGATTGTTGGAAATAATGCTATAAAATACAGTTCTCCAACTTTTGCTTCAGCCATGAGCAACCTAACACCAGTTTTCACCTTCGCTTTTGCCGTCATTTTCAG GAGGGAAAAGCTAGTGATAAGATGCTCAAGCACGCAAGCTAAGGTGATTGGAACCTTAACAGCAATAGGAGGGGCATTAGTGGTGGATCTTTACAGAGGCCCAAAAATTTTATCCACTCTATATCCATTTCCAAGACAGGCCATTTCACTTGATTGGCCTATGGGCTCACCAAATTCAGATTGGCTTATTGGTGGCCTCTTACTTGCTACACTATACCTTCTGCAAGCGTTTTGCAACATTCTTCAG ACTCGTATTATGAAGATTTGTTCAAAAGAGCTACTTGTGACCTTCATTTACACATTGTCTGTCACCATCATATCTGCACCAGTTTGTTTTGTTGCTGAAAAGAACTTGGATGCGTTGCGTCTGAGACCTGATATAGCATTAGTTGCTATTGTATCCTCG GGAATATTTGGGACATGCTACAAAACCGCAGTTCGCTCATGGGGGTTACGACAGAAGGGGCCTGTCTATATAGCAATATTCAAGCCATTGTCAATCGCTATTGCAGCTTTCGTGCGTGTCATATTCCTCGGGGATCCTCTCCACCTTGGAat aatcaTTGGAGCTCTAGTAATATCAATGGGGATTTGTGCTGTTTTATGGGGAAAAGCAAATGAAGGAAAATTAAGTGAGCGTCATGGCTGTGCTAACTCAGGAGACTCCTCCACTGAAAGCGTCCCTTTCTTGCAGACCTCCGTTGAAGATGTGTAA